One genomic window of Methanosarcina acetivorans C2A includes the following:
- a CDS encoding GyrI-like domain-containing protein: MSEVTIVELSPQPVLGIRKTGAYREIPVMLNRICEFAFSKNIQITGYPVFLWHETTVEEAQKAEVDENADIEVAFPISEFVENTGDEEIKVYELPGGKMAKVVHEGPYEESILTYEKLFFWITENGKRIAGPVREVYLNDPQEVKPEEILTEIYAPLE, encoded by the coding sequence ATGTCCGAGGTTACTATTGTCGAACTTAGCCCACAGCCTGTGCTTGGCATTCGAAAAACAGGAGCTTACCGGGAAATTCCGGTGATGCTTAATAGAATTTGTGAGTTTGCTTTCAGCAAAAATATTCAGATTACCGGCTATCCTGTTTTCCTCTGGCATGAGACTACAGTTGAAGAAGCCCAAAAAGCGGAAGTAGATGAAAATGCCGATATCGAAGTTGCATTTCCCATATCAGAATTTGTTGAAAATACCGGGGATGAGGAAATTAAGGTATATGAGCTTCCGGGAGGGAAAATGGCAAAGGTCGTTCATGAGGGTCCTTATGAAGAGAGTATTCTCACTTATGAAAAACTGTTTTTCTGGATTACAGAAAATGGAAAAAGAATTGCTGGTCCCGTCCGTGAAGTATATCTGAATGATCCTCAAGAGGTTAAGCCTGAAGAGATATTGACTGAAATTTATGCTCCTCTGGAATGA